One segment of Penaeus chinensis breed Huanghai No. 1 chromosome 14, ASM1920278v2, whole genome shotgun sequence DNA contains the following:
- the LOC125032201 gene encoding pro-resilin-like, protein MNTKIFILLGLAVIIAADSPEIFAYGPPRGSSEESFESFESGEAKYDFNYAVQHEDSGNDFGHEEARDGDHTQGSYYVRLPDTRLQNVKYVVDGDDGYVAEVNYEGEARFPDSYESASFESREYSPPRPVYTYDSNESK, encoded by the exons ATGAACACTAAG ATCTTCATCCTGCTTGGTCTGGCAGTCATCATTGCTGCAGACAGCCCAGAGATTTTCGCTTATGGACCTCCTCGG GGTTCCTCCGAAGAATCATTTGAGTCGTTTGAGTCAGGagaagccaagtacgacttcaattATGCCGTTCAGCACGAAGACTCTGGCAATGACTTCGGCCACGAGGAAGCTCGTGACGGAGACcacactcagggatcctactacgtgaggCTTCCCGATACCCGTCTGCAGAACGTCAAGTACGTCGTAGACGGTGACGACGGCTACGTGGCCGAGGTGAACTACGAGGGTGAGGCTCGTTTCCCCGACTCGTATGAGTCTGCTTCCTTTGAGTCTCGTGAATATAGTCCACCAAGGCCAGTCTACACCTATGACTCAAACGAGTCTAAGTAA